The Bradysia coprophila strain Holo2 chromosome III, BU_Bcop_v1, whole genome shotgun sequence region ACCGAAATCTTCAATGTCGAAATGAGTAACCTCACTCCTCAAAACAGCATTGGAGGAGTGGGGATGCTTATTGTGGTAAATTGTGGGTTCATTTGTCTTCAAGGATCTGGTAGTAATTCATTGACTTCGAAATATTACCTCCCACAACAAGATTTTCCTATGCACCAATTTAACCATAGTAAAGAAATCAAATGCTGCTCGAAACAGTCAATAGTGGAGCCATGTCATGGGTCACACATTTCAGAAAGTCTGATCAATCTTAGagttcaaaataattaattcaacAAAACTGTTCAAACGTTTTTGCTAACATGGTTTCTTGCTGTATTTTATTGCGAAATGGCAATTACCGTCACATTCATTCTTATGTAAATTTGCCATCTGTAGCCaaatacattttccaattaaaaacGGTTATTTGTCCCACTCAAAAGGGacgtttttgttgaaaataaaatatttgttcaagACATACAGACTCACCCCCTATCTATTCCGAAAAATCGCATGTATCAGAGGTGCATCAGAAACTCCTACATGTTGCATAATCCCATTTAAAGTAAGACAACATGAATAGAAATGGGGTTGATATGCAAAACAAAACCATTTACATCAGAAGTCTTCAAGATAATTTGTTTCGACAAATGCTTATTGTATGGATTCCCAATAACACGTTCCGTAGATTTCTACCGAAGTGCAATGTACAAATTATTTGATTGGTCTTCAACCTCTGTTGGACCGTAATAATTCCAATGATGATTTTAATTGGATTTTCCGTACCAATTTACCATTTCATCTACAGGATGAACATCCAGCGCaataaacattgaaaaattattgaataataaataCAAACTCGGCATCTTTTATTCTATCAATTCAATTTGGGTGATAAACAACAAGCCGGTATAAGTGCCATTCATatgcataaaacattttctgtatacaCACATCCTACACGATAGTACTCGGCGTCAAGGTATCACACAAAGGATAAATTTGGCAAATGTGAGTAGGTTGCTAGGTAACTCACCTCACAGGCATTGGAGTGATATTTTGGTTATATGGATATTCGGATGTTATTTGCTTAGGGTGAAAAATTTGCTgtgaggaatttttttttggtatagaTATACGCACGCTTTTCATACTGGCATTGCTCGTCTTTATTTGGAATCACacgaaaaaccattttaataAATCGGAAATTACCATCGAACATAAGGTGTTTTTCCCACATGTTGatgtgaaattattattatttttgctaTCAGATCGAAAAATCACGGTATTTTCCTTTATTCGATAATTTATAGCCggtgaagaaagaaaaaaaaaattgtgtgggTCTTTCATTGTGGGTTGTAATTGACTAGCTGATGGTGTGATTAAATGAATGATTTAGTACGTGTTGAATAAATCTGGAAATCAAATTGACATGCACGAGCTAGGTAAACATCTTTCTTTGAAGCTATGAAGGTGGATATCTAGACAAATTTAGGAGTAtcaaattggaaattgaagattttttgtAGCAAAAGTTCATGGAAACATAAGCCATACCATTTTTTTACAACACTCTCCCtcaaataatagttatttgtttaccgagggaaggaaatagaaaattccaacaagaacgAAGAGAACAACAGACAACAGCGAGTTGgaactttcttatttctccGAGAGGTGTACACAACAACATCCACATGTGCAAGATGGGATTAATCGTTGTtccaccatttttcaaaacaaaaacaaaggtgACAGCTCGGGACAGAAAATACATATTTTCTTCCTTGTCAAAACAGGTGGAACTGTCATGAAGAAAACATGGTTTTCTCTTGACCTTTTGAGCGGAGAAAATAATCTTAATCACACggcaaacatgaaaaatactgtttcacaattttaaacataaattcGCAACCCATATCCCCATAGGAATGATCCTAAATGACAAATGGCTCttctttcaaatatttccattGGTGCCCTTGTTGATACAATAAAgtatacagaagaagagaatgtaataaaatgattgatgacagtaacaaaatgtacaaaaaaccATGACCATCGTGAAAATGCatcttttccattttcagtTTATATTTCTCGGCAACGAATGAAATCCCATCGTAATTCAATCGAtaacaaaattcattgtttgatatttcattctatcaatttcagaaaatttcgcAATTAATTCCAATGAAAGCACTACAAAAGATATGCCAGCATCACAATCATTAAAATTCGCAAACGAGTTATTGAGTACATATACGATTATTAGATTGGTATGTAGTAAGCCCAGTACCTACTACACCCAACCGTTTGTGTTAGGTAATACAATTTATGACCATTAATTgctcaaattcaaatttaatggaCTTATAAGTGTCTAAATAATGTTACGAattattagcaaaaaaaaaataataaagaaaaagaagtCAATATAAAACAGGCGAAAATATTCATTAATCAAATTGGTATATAGTTTGGACGAATAAAATTACTTTCGCGGTAGGTGGGTCGTGTGTTACATGACTGGTGtacttaattttaatttgatatcGACGTGCAAAGTTGGTTGagaataatttaataaattgccgacttgtttgctttttttacGGAGAGAAAATCACGATACATCGCAGATCTCATATCTAAAATTAATGGAACTGAAAATATCGGCTGGCTTCTGAAAATGACCAAACTCATACATTATACGAAGAAGTCGTTTTCCGATTTCTAATAGTCTTGCAAAACTCGTAATTATTGGTAGACATTTTGAACAAGATCAACCGAtgttaataaattataatgGTCAGGAAATGAAGAAAGATAGCTACATCTGcaatgagggattcttttgaaaaacagcctaccgaaatcggacgcattttctattggaattttttatatgtgcctagaaaggacttcgaccctagtggccaaaaccactttcaaaaaaattcttcgaagtttgtgtggctggtcaaaggtgagcaaaaaccgaaaagttgcaattttcttacaaaaattgctccagttacacgagccgtacagggtcgtgtggggtgtcattagaaaggtgatcacatgtactattgagccgaatagggtcttgttgggtttaaaattcatccacactgaaatatgtgcagataaagtttttaaccgaagacgtacactgttcttactgaaatttctcgaggtacacaaaatgtacatggtcgtgtggggtatcatttgaaaggtaattttatgagcttttgagccaaataggGCCAAATaggtcttatgtggtttggatacatatgcgatgaaaaagaagttgaaatgtttaagtgtccatatttcatcatagatgcatccaaaccacattagtctctatttggctcaaaagcacataaaattacctttcaaatgataccccacacgaccatgtacattttgtgtacctcgagaaatttcagtaagaacagtgtacgtcttcggttaaaaactttatctgcacatatttcagtgtggatgaattttaaacccaataagaccctattcggctcaatagtacatgtgattacctttctaatgactacccacacgaccatgtacggctcgtgtaactggagcaatttttgtaagaaaattgcaatttttcggtttttgctcacctttgaccagccacacaaacttcgaagaatttttttgaaagtggttttggccactagggtcgaagtcctttctaggcacatataaaaaattccaatagaaaatgcgtccgatttcggtaggctgtttttcaaaagaatccctccaaTAGCATTTCTTGTGATTTTGAGGCACTTAATTACCGGTATCGATGGTGGAAGCTAACATGCAATGTATATACCCACGATGCCTTGTACAAACAGTAAAATAACAATGGTTTCAGACAATCAACTTTTATTGTTACGTTTTATGTGAACAACGAATTATTAGGAAgataacaacaaatttttaatgaaaactgTCTTACAAAACTATGATTTCCACAATTTAGTTGGATCTCCACCCAATGGCGATTTAATTGAGAATCCACCATCGATCGGTAGATTGACACCAGTCACAAATCCAGCACTTTCATTCGCCAAAAATGCAATAGCAGCAACAACCTCTTCCGTTTGTCCGTAGCGACCGATGGGATGCATCTCAGCATGTGATTGTCTCGTAGCCACAAACTCTGATGTACTACGGGCAAAACCGAATTCAAtcgtatgaaaatttgtatcgATTACTGCCGGATTAACTGTGTTCACCCGAACGCCCTTGCTAGCTAATTCAAGTGCAATGCAGCGTGAGAACTGATCTAAAGCCGCCTTGGACGTAGCATACGccaaaattccttcaaatgcGCGCAAGCCCACAACACTCGAAACGTTAACGATATTGCCTTTAGTTGCAATCAAAT contains the following coding sequences:
- the LOC119078974 gene encoding uncharacterized oxidoreductase TM_0325-like, translating into MSFHGKVVLITGASSGIGAACAEYFAKEGALLALVGRNAERSARVAEKIKQCGVKVAPLVILADISVDSKRIINETIAKYGRLDILINNAGFSIPGTIENTTAEDFDSVMGTNVRGTFLLTQLAVPYLIATKGNIVNVSSVVGLRAFEGILAYATSKAALDQFSRCIALELASKGVRVNTVNPAVIDTNFHTIEFGFARSTSEFVATRQSHAEMHPIGRYGQTEEVVAAIAFLANESAGFVTGVNLPIDGGFSIKSPLGGDPTKLWKS